A window of the Arenibacter algicola genome harbors these coding sequences:
- a CDS encoding ATP-binding protein encodes MNLRHSIVTRFALFFTGLIIFSILLSGYLVFRKASQVIMAHSKERIMHGSELAEQSFYALLNEVTNDIAVIALSPTIQQHIFYPSEKTTEEIDQLFRIILENKETYFQIRLLDADEDGKEIIRFDKLDGQVLKSTDLQQKGDREYFKEAIQVNKGEHYFSNINLNEEYGVISTPLTPTLRVASPIFDNENKKVGILIININLNPLYLNLDQIAGNDSKFYLIDSEGQYLYSHNRAQQFGQQTQKFQNFYSQFNIDSSSEELLKDGFHQLTGHNEASYLSYFKELPYFDGKRKIYLISNMEQNILLKNALTVRAESIQTLLWVCLCSILLSWFFTNLFSKKITKITKAISNYDQGIPDEHTLPTNRKDEIGILANTFSKMKVKIDQNVLQLNTALEKEQMARKQRDEFLQNMSHEMRTPLNAILGLTKLLYKNAPEPQLPIIAALERSSNSLAGLVYDVLDHQKLVEGKLHIQLEPTNIAELLKDIHSTYLYEAVQKGLTFNLSIDEKLKSGLFQTDALRLTQIVTNLVVNALKYTKKGTISLSATIDGPGNQMLHIKVSDTGVGVLPKNLNRINDRFFMEKNDLSGRYGSYGLGLSIVKQLTTLFGGTLKASSQKGKGSEFLISIPTISISSQKSAKPVPTSKLPHPQLSGNYNILHIEDDASTTELIKHILKSDNITLQQTKSMDEALKSITEDAPDLIISDLMLDNEKINSRLEQWIKAKKINCPLVIISALDATEANTPYNEYFQKPFQIDQLKDTVYKILGSNEFKAPDFSNVYNNYDHDIPKINKVLKLLEKEFENYLKEINKIGESKDQVKWEAIIHKLIAHINNLKLTDLKEVIPDKISAINVDVLNNINNVFAYYLCCIRAERHLNLKVGSF; translated from the coding sequence ATGAATTTAAGACATTCCATAGTTACCAGATTTGCACTTTTCTTCACAGGCCTAATCATTTTCTCCATTCTTTTATCCGGGTATTTGGTCTTTAGAAAAGCCTCGCAAGTAATTATGGCACATTCGAAGGAACGTATTATGCACGGTTCAGAATTGGCCGAACAATCTTTTTATGCCCTATTGAACGAAGTAACCAATGACATAGCCGTTATTGCATTAAGTCCCACCATACAGCAGCATATATTCTATCCTTCTGAAAAAACCACCGAAGAAATAGACCAACTGTTCCGTATAATTCTCGAAAACAAGGAGACCTATTTTCAAATCCGACTGCTCGATGCTGATGAGGACGGTAAAGAAATTATTCGTTTCGACAAATTGGATGGCCAAGTACTTAAGTCGACCGATCTACAGCAAAAAGGAGACCGCGAATATTTTAAAGAGGCCATTCAAGTAAATAAGGGGGAACATTATTTTTCCAATATCAATTTAAATGAGGAATACGGGGTCATCAGTACTCCCTTGACCCCTACCCTACGTGTCGCCAGCCCCATTTTTGACAATGAGAACAAAAAAGTTGGTATCTTGATCATCAATATAAACCTAAATCCCCTATATCTCAATCTTGATCAAATTGCTGGCAACGACAGTAAGTTTTATTTAATAGATTCAGAGGGCCAGTATCTATATTCCCATAACAGGGCCCAACAGTTTGGCCAACAGACCCAAAAATTTCAGAACTTTTATTCACAATTCAATATTGACAGTAGTTCCGAAGAACTTCTAAAAGATGGTTTCCATCAGCTTACGGGGCACAATGAGGCTAGTTATTTAAGTTATTTTAAAGAGTTGCCCTATTTCGACGGAAAACGAAAAATCTATCTGATTTCGAATATGGAGCAAAATATTTTGCTTAAAAATGCCCTTACCGTACGTGCAGAGAGTATTCAGACATTGCTATGGGTATGCCTATGTTCAATACTATTGTCATGGTTCTTTACCAATTTATTTTCAAAAAAAATCACGAAAATCACCAAGGCCATTAGCAACTATGACCAAGGAATCCCCGATGAACATACACTCCCCACCAACAGAAAGGACGAAATCGGGATCCTGGCCAATACCTTTTCCAAAATGAAGGTCAAAATAGATCAAAATGTGCTTCAATTGAATACCGCCCTGGAAAAGGAACAAATGGCCAGAAAACAAAGGGATGAATTTTTACAAAATATGAGCCATGAAATGCGGACCCCCCTCAACGCTATTTTAGGCCTCACAAAACTTTTGTACAAAAATGCTCCGGAGCCACAATTACCTATTATTGCCGCACTGGAAAGAAGCTCCAATAGTTTGGCCGGCCTAGTATACGACGTTCTGGATCACCAAAAATTAGTCGAGGGCAAGCTGCATATCCAATTGGAACCGACCAATATTGCAGAACTTCTAAAGGATATCCACTCTACCTATTTATACGAAGCAGTTCAAAAAGGTCTTACCTTCAACTTAAGTATAGACGAGAAGCTTAAATCTGGCCTATTTCAGACAGATGCCTTACGACTGACACAGATAGTAACAAATCTAGTCGTAAATGCCTTAAAATACACTAAAAAGGGCACTATAAGCCTATCTGCCACTATCGACGGCCCTGGGAATCAAATGTTACATATAAAGGTCAGTGATACCGGTGTAGGCGTACTCCCCAAAAACCTGAATAGGATAAACGACCGTTTTTTTATGGAAAAAAATGATCTGTCCGGAAGGTATGGCAGTTATGGTCTAGGCCTATCCATTGTTAAACAGTTGACAACACTATTTGGGGGTACTTTGAAGGCTTCTTCACAAAAAGGCAAAGGTTCGGAATTTTTGATCAGCATCCCCACCATTTCCATATCGTCCCAAAAATCGGCAAAACCTGTTCCAACTTCAAAGTTACCTCATCCTCAACTGTCCGGAAATTACAATATCCTGCACATTGAAGACGATGCATCAACCACCGAATTGATAAAGCATATTTTAAAATCCGACAATATCACCTTACAGCAGACCAAGTCTATGGACGAGGCTTTGAAAAGTATCACTGAAGATGCACCAGATTTGATCATAAGTGATTTAATGCTGGATAATGAAAAAATAAACTCTAGACTGGAGCAATGGATCAAAGCCAAAAAAATAAATTGTCCACTTGTTATTATTTCAGCCTTGGATGCTACGGAAGCCAACACCCCGTACAATGAATATTTTCAAAAACCCTTCCAAATAGACCAATTGAAAGATACGGTCTATAAAATTTTAGGCAGCAATGAATTTAAGGCTCCGGATTTTTCTAATGTCTATAACAATTATGACCATGACATCCCTAAAATAAACAAGGTCCTTAAATTACTGGAGAAAGAATTTGAAAACTACCTTAAGGAAATAAACAAAATTGGCGAAAGTAAGGATCAAGTCAAATGGGAAGCCATAATCCACAAATTAATAGCCCATATCAACAATCTTAAATTAACCGATCTTAAAGAGGTAATCCCGGATAAAATATCTGCCATAAATGTGGATGTTCTAAATAATATAAATAATGTTTTTGCCTATTATTTGTGCTGTATTAGAGCAGAAAGACATCTTAATTTAAAAGTTGGATCTTTCTAA
- a CDS encoding LytR/AlgR family response regulator transcription factor produces MTILLYENGNLLDKIMKCLIVDDDPLICDLLEHFCSKINEIDSVTTTVSGFESINLINNSSFDLIFLDYNLPDITGRDILDLNPNSAVIMVTSNKDFALDSYNYPKVVDFLAKPIDFPRFYKGFLKAKEFISASKKAPEKDGRLFIKEGGKLVKIKLKEVAYFKSEANYIAIVFRNKKILTLMALKDLEPKLPDFFERVHRSYIINLNMIDVIHTGAVEINKDHVPVSQRYAPELLRKIQLLN; encoded by the coding sequence ATGACTATATTGCTTTATGAAAATGGTAATTTATTGGATAAGATCATGAAGTGTTTAATTGTTGATGATGATCCGTTGATTTGTGACTTACTTGAGCACTTTTGTAGTAAGATCAATGAAATAGACAGTGTAACCACTACGGTATCTGGTTTTGAATCTATTAACCTTATCAATAATTCATCCTTTGATCTAATTTTTTTGGACTATAATTTACCGGACATTACGGGCAGGGATATTTTGGACCTCAATCCCAACTCTGCCGTTATCATGGTTACCTCCAACAAGGATTTTGCCTTGGATTCCTATAATTATCCCAAAGTTGTTGATTTTTTGGCAAAACCTATCGACTTTCCACGATTTTATAAGGGTTTTTTAAAGGCGAAGGAATTTATTTCCGCCAGTAAAAAAGCTCCGGAAAAGGATGGCAGATTGTTTATTAAGGAAGGGGGGAAACTGGTAAAAATAAAATTAAAGGAAGTGGCCTATTTTAAATCGGAGGCGAATTACATAGCCATCGTTTTTAGGAACAAGAAAATATTGACGCTAATGGCCCTCAAAGATCTAGAACCTAAACTTCCCGATTTTTTTGAACGAGTGCATCGCTCTTACATCATTAATCTTAATATGATAGACGTGATACATACCGGTGCTGTGGAAATTAACAAAGACCATGTGCCAGTAAGTCAGCGCTATGCCCCGGAATTACTTAGAAAGATCCAACTTTTAAATTAA
- a CDS encoding vanadium-dependent haloperoxidase: MNSKRLLLPILSIFFFGLMGCKEQSKPSKNMADNLMAMADEPRGKDNVAYQWAYMALEGTALDTDRFKPRPTITSRYLGLIFTAMFDAWTRFDEKAQPLYLKNVERFPENKRTLKNKEIAVSYAAYRALKEYYYSDSTMFKEKMIALGLDPDNQSTDANTPEGVGNLSAAMVINARKNDGSNQYGEVEGSNGQPYFDYTNYSPVNDIDKNIDLNRWQPKYFIDEDGNKYNPGCLTPYWQEVKPLLLETADQFRPGPPPMVGSEQLALEVKEVIDLQANLTPENKALVEFMRDGPKSVQQAGHWLKFAQDVSVRDNNNLDEDIKMYFLVESVAMDAFISCWDSKMYYDYTRPYALVHDYYQDQVIKAWGGPDKGMVEMKGKDWRPYSPDAFLCPPFPSYVSGHSTISGGCAEALRLFTGDDHFGVEVELVPGALTEPNNLDDPVIIKFPTFTETAEMAGISRVMGGYHIQADNVAGLELGRQVARYHYKKYLELIGENGKEATK, from the coding sequence ATGAACTCTAAAAGACTTTTATTGCCCATACTTTCCATTTTCTTTTTTGGATTGATGGGCTGTAAGGAGCAATCCAAACCTTCCAAAAATATGGCGGATAATCTGATGGCCATGGCCGATGAACCGCGGGGAAAGGACAACGTGGCCTACCAATGGGCCTATATGGCCTTGGAAGGAACTGCTTTGGACACAGATCGCTTTAAACCGAGACCTACGATAACATCCAGATATCTTGGTCTAATATTTACTGCCATGTTTGATGCTTGGACACGCTTTGATGAAAAGGCACAACCCTTATACCTAAAAAATGTAGAGCGTTTTCCCGAAAACAAACGAACCTTAAAAAACAAGGAAATAGCGGTGAGCTATGCGGCATATAGGGCATTAAAGGAGTATTATTATTCCGACAGCACCATGTTTAAGGAAAAAATGATTGCCTTGGGCCTTGATCCGGATAACCAATCAACGGATGCCAATACTCCAGAAGGAGTTGGAAACCTTTCAGCTGCCATGGTGATAAATGCCCGTAAAAACGATGGTTCCAACCAGTACGGGGAAGTTGAAGGTTCCAATGGCCAACCCTATTTTGATTACACCAATTATTCACCTGTAAATGACATTGATAAAAATATTGACCTCAACAGATGGCAACCAAAGTATTTCATCGATGAAGACGGAAATAAATATAATCCAGGTTGCCTAACTCCATATTGGCAAGAGGTAAAACCTTTATTATTGGAGACTGCGGATCAATTTAGACCGGGTCCACCCCCTATGGTGGGTTCTGAACAATTGGCATTGGAAGTTAAGGAAGTAATTGACCTACAGGCCAATTTAACTCCAGAAAATAAGGCCTTGGTAGAGTTTATGCGAGATGGACCCAAATCTGTACAACAGGCAGGACATTGGTTAAAATTTGCACAAGACGTATCTGTACGGGACAACAACAACTTGGACGAAGATATTAAGATGTATTTCTTGGTAGAATCCGTGGCCATGGATGCCTTTATCTCCTGTTGGGATTCCAAAATGTATTATGATTATACCCGCCCATATGCCTTGGTGCACGACTACTATCAAGACCAGGTAATTAAGGCTTGGGGAGGTCCCGATAAAGGTATGGTTGAAATGAAAGGAAAAGATTGGAGGCCTTACTCCCCTGACGCTTTTCTTTGTCCACCTTTCCCAAGCTACGTTTCGGGCCATAGCACCATCAGCGGTGGATGCGCAGAGGCATTGCGATTATTTACCGGGGACGACCATTTTGGTGTAGAAGTTGAACTGGTACCAGGAGCGCTTACAGAGCCCAATAATCTTGACGATCCGGTTATCATAAAATTTCCAACCTTTACAGAAACAGCCGAAATGGCAGGAATATCCAGAGTAATGGGCGGATATCATATACAGGCAGATAATGTTGCCGGATTGGAATTGGGCAGGCAGGTAGCAAGGTACCATTACAAGAAATACTTAGAACTTATAGGTGAAAATGGCAAAGAGGCTACTAAGTAA
- a CDS encoding SDR family oxidoreductase, with protein MGSNNLVDKQENVVEAISPEEIDQCIFLLNKLVGSGHKVFELPEDKRVALLKAAGQLSRPAKNEFKQRKKDAAKAAKRKMIERDKHARRETGIRSAREAVVFVAPKLLAAPVRETLEELELESPRNCYVCKTVYTKLHHFYDAMCPDCGDFNYAKRFQTADLSGQVAIVTGSRLKIGYHITLILLRAGATVVATTRFPVDSALRFSKEEDFHEWGHRLKIHGLDLRHIPSVEIFCNFIEQQYERLDILINNAAQTVRRPAGFYQHLMKNEEVAFGELPPRAQEVLSDHDFCLQELNSLTKGTASTQNNALPVNWHATEPGIGIRASAKLSQIPYSFDSSLSAKEVFPEGELDADLQQVDLRKTNSWRLKLGEIETPEMIEVQLVNAIAPFVLCNRLSKLMRQENTGKKHIINVSAMEGKFHRFYKEDRHPHTNMAKAALNMMTHTSALDFAKDGVYMNAVDTGWVTDEDPVELSKKKEEIHDFQPPLDIVDGAARVLDPLIDGINSGKHWCGKFLKDYRPIDW; from the coding sequence ATGGGCAGTAATAATCTGGTGGACAAGCAAGAGAATGTAGTGGAGGCAATAAGTCCGGAAGAGATCGATCAGTGTATTTTTCTACTTAATAAGTTGGTAGGTAGCGGACATAAGGTTTTTGAACTTCCGGAAGATAAACGGGTGGCCTTGCTGAAGGCTGCGGGCCAGTTGTCCAGACCGGCCAAAAATGAATTTAAACAGCGTAAAAAGGACGCAGCCAAGGCTGCCAAACGCAAGATGATTGAGCGTGATAAGCACGCGCGTAGGGAAACCGGGATCAGAAGCGCCAGGGAAGCTGTCGTATTTGTAGCTCCCAAATTATTGGCTGCTCCAGTCAGGGAAACTTTGGAAGAGCTGGAATTGGAATCCCCAAGGAATTGCTATGTATGTAAAACCGTATATACCAAGCTACATCATTTTTATGATGCCATGTGCCCTGATTGTGGCGACTTTAATTACGCAAAGCGATTTCAGACGGCCGATCTTAGTGGGCAGGTAGCCATAGTTACAGGGTCTAGGCTAAAAATAGGATATCATATTACCCTAATATTGTTAAGGGCAGGAGCCACCGTGGTGGCCACCACTAGGTTTCCGGTAGATTCTGCACTGCGTTTCTCCAAAGAAGAGGATTTTCATGAATGGGGACATAGACTAAAAATACATGGCCTGGATTTAAGACATATCCCGAGCGTTGAAATCTTCTGCAATTTTATAGAACAACAATACGAGCGATTGGATATTCTTATCAATAATGCTGCTCAAACGGTAAGAAGGCCAGCGGGCTTTTACCAGCACCTTATGAAAAATGAAGAGGTAGCCTTCGGTGAGTTGCCGCCAAGGGCCCAGGAGGTATTGTCTGATCATGATTTTTGTTTGCAAGAACTAAATAGCCTTACCAAGGGCACTGCGAGTACCCAAAATAATGCACTGCCCGTTAATTGGCATGCAACGGAACCTGGTATTGGCATTAGGGCGTCTGCAAAACTATCCCAGATTCCCTACAGCTTTGATAGCTCCCTTTCTGCCAAGGAAGTTTTTCCGGAGGGCGAATTGGATGCTGACCTACAGCAAGTAGATTTAAGGAAAACCAATAGCTGGCGACTTAAATTGGGGGAGATAGAGACCCCGGAAATGATAGAAGTTCAATTGGTGAACGCCATTGCCCCCTTTGTGCTCTGTAACCGATTGTCAAAACTTATGAGGCAGGAGAATACCGGAAAAAAACATATTATCAACGTCTCGGCCATGGAAGGAAAATTTCATAGGTTTTACAAGGAAGATCGTCATCCCCATACCAATATGGCCAAGGCAGCCCTAAATATGATGACACATACCTCTGCCCTGGACTTTGCTAAAGATGGCGTTTATATGAACGCTGTGGATACCGGTTGGGTAACGGACGAGGATCCCGTAGAATTGTCCAAAAAGAAGGAAGAAATTCATGATTTTCAACCTCCTTTGGACATTGTTGATGGTGCAGCAAGGGTATTGGACCCGTTGATCGATGGTATTAACTCGGGCAAACATTGGTGCGGTAAGTTTCTTAAAGATTACAGACCAATAGATTGGTAG
- a CDS encoding HopJ type III effector protein, whose product MTVYEFLDKLRKTPEEISFGDTIGIIDTYYNFSPSKFTNGEVINEAGQNSGSCKVFSFAQHHKLGKEETLACFGSYYRKDVLENPKGTDHLNIRNFMISGWEGISFENEALSIK is encoded by the coding sequence ATGACGGTATACGAATTTCTAGACAAACTCAGAAAGACTCCTGAAGAGATAAGCTTTGGGGATACCATAGGAATTATTGACACCTATTATAATTTTTCACCTTCAAAATTCACTAATGGCGAAGTGATTAATGAGGCCGGACAAAATTCAGGTTCCTGTAAGGTCTTTTCTTTTGCACAACATCACAAGTTGGGCAAGGAGGAAACCTTGGCCTGCTTTGGTTCATACTACCGAAAAGATGTCCTTGAAAATCCAAAGGGTACGGACCACCTAAACATTCGCAATTTTATGATCAGTGGTTGGGAGGGTATTTCCTTCGAGAATGAGGCCCTTAGCATAAAGTGA
- a CDS encoding glucosamine-6-phosphate deaminase, whose translation MEKSFQIENLSIEIYGQSKEMGAAAADYVTRKLNDAIVKKGGANLILATGASQFSFLEALQTKEIDWGKITVFHLDEYKGISESHPASFRKYLKERILNKVAPKKIYFLNGDAANLQLEIKNYEEALQAHPIDIACIGIGENGHIAFNDPAVADFQDPKLVKVVELDEACRNQQLGEGWFPSFDDVPKEAVTLTITAIMNCEAISCVVPDERKSQAVYNSLYGDISTSCPASILRTHPETVLFLDKASASLIK comes from the coding sequence ATGGAAAAGTCGTTTCAAATTGAAAATTTGTCAATAGAGATTTATGGACAGTCAAAGGAAATGGGAGCAGCGGCAGCTGATTATGTTACAAGGAAATTGAATGATGCAATTGTTAAAAAGGGCGGGGCAAATCTAATCTTGGCTACGGGTGCATCACAGTTTTCATTTTTGGAGGCCTTGCAGACCAAAGAAATTGATTGGGGAAAAATAACCGTATTTCACCTGGATGAATACAAAGGTATTTCCGAATCCCATCCTGCGAGTTTTAGAAAGTATCTCAAAGAACGTATTTTGAATAAAGTAGCACCTAAAAAGATATATTTCCTAAATGGCGATGCAGCAAATTTGCAATTGGAAATCAAAAACTATGAAGAGGCATTGCAAGCGCACCCTATAGATATTGCTTGCATCGGGATAGGAGAAAATGGACATATAGCCTTTAATGACCCCGCAGTTGCCGATTTTCAAGATCCCAAATTGGTGAAGGTGGTGGAGTTGGATGAGGCCTGCAGAAATCAACAGCTTGGTGAGGGCTGGTTTCCAAGCTTTGACGACGTACCCAAGGAAGCCGTTACCCTGACCATTACCGCCATAATGAACTGTGAGGCCATTAGTTGTGTGGTGCCCGACGAACGAAAGTCCCAGGCCGTTTATAATAGCCTGTACGGGGATATAAGTACCAGCTGTCCGGCTTCCATTCTCAGGACCCACCCGGAAACCGTCCTATTTTTGGATAAAGCATCGGCATCCTTGATAAAGTAA
- a CDS encoding Nramp family divalent metal transporter produces the protein MGNKSLIKKILLGLSAVGPGLFLIGYNIGTGSVTTMAKTGAEFGMSLFWAVVLSCIFTYVLMVAYGKVTLVTGRTALFNFKQEFKWGWILSLYIILVLIIGELLALMGVMGIVADLVQEGVRLALNGAIIQRGWIILFFVAILTFFLWFGRYKAFEKVLTVLVILMGLSFMVVFIMVRPDMMDILSGMVPSIPDTPGALGLIAAITGTTCSAAVFVMRSTVVAEKGWGINDLKKEKTDAFVSAFMMLFLSGIIMAVAAGTLHISGMKLDDTVEMISLFEPLGGKLAAFVLIIGITGAGLSTIFPIVLIAPWLLADYRGTPRNIHSKSSRVLIIGAMVFAFGTVFLEERPPALMVFSQAFQACILPAVAVPMFILINKQKLMGNNKASAKLNLGLVAVILFSLLTTWFAITEFI, from the coding sequence ATGGGCAATAAATCATTAATCAAAAAAATACTATTGGGACTTAGCGCCGTAGGTCCAGGGCTATTTCTTATTGGCTATAACATAGGGACGGGCAGTGTAACCACAATGGCCAAGACGGGTGCGGAATTTGGCATGAGTCTTTTTTGGGCCGTAGTGCTTTCCTGTATTTTTACTTATGTTTTAATGGTGGCCTATGGCAAAGTAACCTTGGTGACGGGCAGGACTGCGCTGTTTAATTTTAAACAGGAGTTTAAATGGGGCTGGATACTTTCGCTATATATCATTTTGGTATTGATCATAGGGGAATTATTGGCTCTTATGGGCGTAATGGGTATCGTGGCCGACTTGGTGCAGGAAGGGGTACGCTTGGCGTTAAACGGGGCTATTATCCAAAGAGGATGGATCATTCTGTTTTTCGTAGCCATACTCACATTTTTTTTATGGTTCGGACGTTATAAGGCGTTTGAAAAAGTTTTGACCGTTCTGGTTATTTTGATGGGACTTTCCTTTATGGTAGTCTTCATTATGGTCCGCCCGGATATGATGGATATTCTATCTGGTATGGTTCCCAGTATTCCCGATACTCCCGGTGCGTTGGGCTTAATTGCGGCCATTACAGGCACCACCTGTTCTGCAGCTGTTTTTGTAATGAGAAGTACTGTGGTGGCCGAAAAAGGATGGGGCATCAATGATTTAAAAAAGGAGAAGACAGATGCCTTTGTATCGGCTTTTATGATGCTCTTCCTCAGCGGTATAATCATGGCCGTTGCCGCAGGAACCCTACATATTTCCGGAATGAAGTTGGACGATACGGTAGAAATGATATCCCTATTTGAACCATTGGGAGGTAAATTGGCGGCTTTTGTACTGATTATTGGGATTACGGGGGCCGGGCTCTCCACTATTTTTCCTATCGTGCTTATAGCTCCTTGGTTACTGGCCGATTATAGGGGAACTCCAAGAAATATTCACTCCAAGTCTTCCAGAGTGCTAATAATTGGCGCTATGGTATTTGCCTTTGGAACAGTCTTTTTGGAGGAAAGACCTCCTGCACTTATGGTTTTCTCCCAGGCTTTTCAGGCCTGTATTCTTCCTGCAGTGGCAGTACCTATGTTTATTTTGATCAACAAACAGAAATTAATGGGGAATAACAAGGCCAGCGCCAAGCTTAATCTTGGTCTAGTTGCGGTAATCCTATTTTCACTGCTGACCACATGGTTCGCTATAACAGAATTTATATAA
- a CDS encoding N-acetylglucosamine-6-phosphate deacetylase, producing MGISQSIDTSGMEGILYSDEGWVSISTTKGKISGINRLSKGDKESKIYVAPGLIDVQINGYMGVDFSGPDLTVEGIRKATKALWKAGVTTYFPTIITSDFNRMKTNFAILAEAQKDPEIGKSIPGFHLEGPYISPLPGFRGAHLEKYIKNPDWEEFQELQKAANNGIKLITVAPELDGAIPFIRNCVANGIIVALGHHNGSAEDIERAIDAGAKMATHLGNGCANEINRHHNPIWPQLADDRITPSLIADGFHLTKEEVRSFYKVKGPNKTILVSDALDLAGLPPGEYTRGERTLLLTPNVVKLPKENVLAGAASPISACVGVIMDFTQCTLNDAIQMASTNPAKMFSLSEIGEIGQGKRADLILFKLEDNEVVIHKTFVSGQLVYSKD from the coding sequence ATGGGAATATCACAGTCTATTGATACAAGCGGAATGGAGGGCATTTTGTACTCCGATGAGGGATGGGTCTCCATATCCACTACAAAAGGTAAAATTTCGGGAATAAACAGATTGTCGAAAGGCGACAAGGAATCAAAAATATATGTAGCCCCCGGTTTAATAGATGTCCAGATCAATGGCTATATGGGAGTTGATTTTTCCGGTCCCGATCTTACGGTGGAAGGCATAAGGAAAGCTACAAAAGCTTTGTGGAAGGCCGGGGTAACCACTTATTTCCCGACCATTATTACCAGCGATTTCAATAGGATGAAAACGAATTTTGCAATTCTGGCCGAGGCACAAAAAGATCCGGAAATAGGAAAATCCATTCCAGGATTCCATTTGGAAGGTCCGTATATTTCACCGCTTCCCGGTTTTCGAGGCGCGCATTTGGAGAAATACATTAAAAATCCGGATTGGGAGGAATTTCAGGAGCTGCAGAAGGCAGCCAATAATGGCATAAAACTGATTACCGTAGCCCCCGAATTGGACGGGGCCATTCCTTTTATACGTAATTGCGTTGCTAATGGAATTATAGTGGCACTGGGACATCACAATGGTAGTGCAGAGGATATAGAACGAGCTATAGATGCCGGTGCAAAAATGGCTACCCACTTGGGCAATGGTTGTGCCAACGAGATCAATAGGCACCATAACCCTATCTGGCCACAATTGGCCGACGATCGTATTACTCCCAGTCTAATTGCGGACGGATTCCATTTGACCAAGGAAGAGGTACGAAGTTTCTATAAGGTAAAAGGCCCAAATAAGACTATTTTAGTCTCCGATGCCCTAGATCTAGCAGGACTTCCCCCTGGAGAGTATACCCGTGGAGAGCGTACCTTATTGCTGACCCCCAATGTGGTAAAATTACCAAAGGAAAATGTTCTTGCCGGGGCAGCTTCACCAATAAGTGCATGTGTGGGCGTGATTATGGATTTTACCCAATGTACTCTTAATGATGCCATACAAATGGCAAGCACCAATCCCGCAAAAATGTTTTCCCTCAGTGAAATTGGTGAAATAGGACAGGGGAAACGGGCCGACCTGATTCTCTTTAAGTTGGAGGATAATGAGGTGGTAATTCACAAGACATTTGTGTCAGGGCAGTTGGTATATTCCAAAGATTAG
- a CDS encoding 3-keto-disaccharide hydrolase: MGLVFMGCRNKTQKNQEPIKVSEQLYNSLTDLEKEQGWELLFDGESFKGWRGLGRKDVQTELWKIEDGTIRKLNSGEVPSMPDGQPMEGGDLMTVDTFDNYELYFEWKILKAGNTGLKYNVSEELSQKFGSQYSALGFEYQLLDDSDTLYAGKLKPSQYTGSLYDMIAANNTDVRPAGMFNSSPIVVNDESVEHWLNGKKVVAYEFASPHLDSLFQKSKFVDYPGFLEKRKGHIVLQNHKDDAWFRNIKIRKIESGS; this comes from the coding sequence ATGGGATTAGTATTTATGGGTTGCAGAAACAAAACGCAAAAGAATCAGGAACCAATAAAGGTTTCTGAACAATTGTACAACAGCCTAACCGATTTGGAGAAAGAGCAGGGCTGGGAATTGCTTTTTGATGGCGAATCGTTTAAGGGTTGGCGCGGTTTGGGTAGAAAGGATGTTCAGACCGAACTATGGAAAATTGAGGACGGTACCATACGAAAACTGAATAGCGGAGAGGTGCCTTCCATGCCGGACGGTCAGCCCATGGAAGGGGGCGATCTAATGACGGTGGACACCTTTGACAATTACGAATTGTATTTTGAATGGAAAATATTAAAAGCGGGCAACACAGGCCTCAAGTACAACGTGTCCGAAGAATTGTCCCAAAAGTTCGGTTCGCAATATTCGGCGCTGGGATTTGAATACCAATTGCTTGATGATTCGGATACCCTTTATGCGGGAAAACTAAAACCATCCCAATACACTGGGAGTCTATATGATATGATTGCGGCCAACAATACGGATGTCAGGCCGGCCGGGATGTTCAACTCGAGTCCAATTGTTGTCAATGATGAGAGTGTAGAGCATTGGCTTAACGGGAAAAAGGTAGTCGCCTATGAATTTGCTTCCCCGCATTTGGATTCCCTTTTTCAAAAAAGCAAATTTGTGGACTATCCGGGATTTTTGGAAAAAAGGAAGGGGCATATTGTTCTTCAAAACCATAAGGACGATGCCTGGTTTAGGAATATTAAGATTCGTAAAATTGAATCGGGAAGTTAG